The following are encoded together in the Acidobacteriota bacterium genome:
- the treZ gene encoding malto-oligosyltrehalose trehalohydrolase, whose protein sequence is MSARWQPAFGPRLHRIEGAGHRAPGIGHRIEGTRPRAPGTAETTGATFRVCAPDAASVSVVMSTGDVHQMTRREGDVFEAHVIGARAGDRYMLGRDETHTWPDPCSHWQPDGVHGPSMLVDPDAFAWTDASWTGVARPRLAIYELHVGTFTSEGTFAAATAKLPELAALGVTAIELMPIAAFPGTRNWGYDGGALFAPSERYGHPDDLRRLVDRAHALGLAVLLDVVYNHLGPDGAYLAAWMPTIFHSSTSPWGRAINLDGPGSTDVRRLLCDNALHWLIEYHMDGLRLDATHALVDTSPEHLLAQLAREVAACISDREVHLIAEDERNLNTLLHPVSRGGAGMTGVWTDDFHHAVRRHLAGDRDAWFADFTGDIGEIATAVRDGWVFTGQYASHFGGARGTPPHDVPIEAAVICLQDHDQIGNRAFGDRLHHGIDIAAWLAASALLLTAPETPLLFMGQEWAASTPFLYFTDHEPGLGRQVIDGRRREFRRFAAFASDLASARIPSPQDIATWRASVLDWTEPAKPIHAHVLAETTALLGIRAAHLSMPRDRTSIRCDVVGPRALCLAQPSACGGHLVTIVDFSDTPARFVPWPRNVAGREVRLLHATASTAAPRATSVSVEGDAIAIDAPSAPYAVVLHTAGVSS, encoded by the coding sequence ATGAGCGCGCGGTGGCAGCCGGCGTTCGGACCGCGTCTGCACAGGATCGAAGGGGCCGGGCACCGGGCACCGGGCATCGGGCATCGGATCGAAGGGACGAGGCCCCGGGCACCGGGCACCGCAGAGACCACGGGCGCGACGTTCCGCGTCTGCGCGCCCGACGCCGCGTCGGTCTCCGTGGTGATGAGCACCGGCGACGTCCACCAGATGACGCGACGCGAGGGCGACGTGTTCGAGGCGCACGTCATCGGTGCGCGCGCCGGCGATCGCTACATGCTCGGTCGCGACGAGACGCACACGTGGCCCGACCCGTGCAGCCACTGGCAACCCGACGGCGTGCATGGTCCATCGATGCTCGTCGACCCTGATGCGTTCGCATGGACTGACGCGTCGTGGACGGGGGTCGCACGCCCTCGCCTCGCGATCTACGAACTGCACGTAGGGACCTTCACCAGCGAGGGGACATTCGCTGCCGCGACGGCGAAGCTGCCGGAACTCGCCGCACTCGGCGTGACGGCCATCGAGCTGATGCCGATCGCCGCGTTTCCAGGCACGAGGAACTGGGGCTACGACGGCGGGGCGCTCTTCGCGCCGTCGGAGCGCTACGGCCATCCTGACGATCTGCGCCGTCTCGTCGATCGCGCGCACGCGCTCGGTCTGGCGGTCCTGCTCGACGTCGTCTACAACCATCTGGGTCCCGACGGTGCCTATCTCGCGGCGTGGATGCCCACCATCTTCCACAGCAGCACGTCGCCATGGGGCCGGGCCATCAATCTCGATGGCCCGGGCAGCACCGACGTGCGCCGGCTCCTGTGCGACAACGCGCTCCACTGGCTCATCGAGTACCACATGGATGGATTGAGGCTCGACGCCACGCACGCGCTCGTGGACACCAGTCCCGAGCATCTGCTGGCGCAGCTGGCGCGCGAAGTCGCTGCGTGCATCTCCGATCGCGAGGTCCACCTCATCGCCGAGGACGAGCGCAACCTGAACACGCTGCTGCATCCCGTCTCGCGCGGTGGCGCAGGGATGACGGGCGTCTGGACCGACGACTTCCATCACGCGGTACGCCGCCATCTCGCCGGCGATCGCGACGCGTGGTTCGCCGATTTCACGGGAGACATCGGCGAGATCGCGACGGCCGTCCGCGACGGGTGGGTGTTCACCGGCCAGTACGCGTCGCACTTCGGCGGCGCACGCGGCACACCGCCGCACGACGTGCCCATCGAAGCCGCTGTCATCTGCCTGCAGGACCACGACCAGATCGGTAACAGGGCGTTCGGCGATCGCCTGCATCACGGGATCGACATCGCCGCGTGGCTTGCCGCGTCGGCCCTGCTCCTGACGGCGCCTGAGACGCCACTCCTCTTCATGGGGCAGGAATGGGCAGCGTCGACGCCGTTCCTGTACTTCACCGATCACGAGCCAGGGCTCGGGCGTCAGGTGATCGACGGACGCCGGCGCGAGTTCAGGCGATTCGCGGCGTTCGCGAGCGACCTGGCCAGTGCGCGGATCCCGAGTCCACAGGACATCGCGACGTGGCGGGCCAGCGTGCTCGACTGGACCGAGCCTGCGAAGCCGATCCACGCACACGTGCTGGCGGAGACGACGGCGCTGCTGGGGATCCGCGCCGCGCACCTGTCGATGCCCCGCGACAGGACGTCGATCCGCTGCGACGTGGTCGGGCCGCGGGCGCTGTGTCTCGCGCAACCGAGCGCGTGCGGCGGACACCTGGTCACCATCGTCGACTTCTCCGACACGCCCGCGCGATTCGTGCCGTGGCCGCGCAACGTGGCGGGACGCGAGGTTCGCCTTCTCCATGCCACGGCGTCCACCGCGGCGCCGCGGGCCACCAGCGTGAGTGTCGAGGGCGACGCGATCGCGATCGATGCACCGTCAGCACCGTATGCCGTGGTGCTTCACACCGCAGGAGTGTCGTCGTGA
- the treS gene encoding maltose alpha-D-glucosyltransferase, translating into MDELTHGTPIDWYKDAVIYQVHVRTFLDGNGDGIGDFAGLISRLDYIQRLGVDTLWLLPFYPSPLRDDGYDIAHYQSVHPAYGTLRDVRRFLREARARRLRVITELVMNHTSDQHPWFQAARQAPPGSPARDFYVWHDSTSRYEDTRIIFSDTEASNWTWDPVARAYYWHRFYHHQPDLNYDNPRVLRAMLRVMRFWLDLGVDGFRLDAIPYLIEREGTSCESLPETHAIIRQVRRFLDTEYPGRALLAEANQWPADVSAYFGAGDECHMAFHFPLMPRLYMALQREDREPIVEILRQTPDIPDLCQWALFLRNHDELTLEMVTDEERESMWRAFAEDPRMRINAGIRRRLAPLLGGDRRRVELLTVLLLSLPGTPVVYYGDEIGMGDNIYLSDRYGVRTPMQWTGDRNAGFSTADPQRLCAPLVMDAVFGYQAVSVEAQERTPSSLLHWTRRMIAARQTRRTFGRGLVEFPETGNRRVLAFTRTLGDERVLVVANLSADVQAAQIEIATGPTESMVGPASVVGPALRARRSTNVRVPVEILGGTRLPSVADGTLPVTLAPFGWYWLDLVEASDPRARSEAADEQRRHPLPDLLVSDRWSTVLDGPVRAILERRYLLPYLQRQPWYRAPGAQVRAVRVAAHAVARDGTEPVVLVAVDVEGEVDTYRFGLTLTFTAGARGEEVLDTHPDLVLARIGGARTGVLHEVVEADAARVLMRALTEGARFTGQGGTFDAASRGPVVLADHEPYEALPTTLAQTVIACGAAAELKIRRRLLPGRSYEHTLMAALADDLDVDLPAVYAGIDLLTPDGARWPFVLLRSRVPYPEDGWQRAEALARQWIGEPRSLDAAPDPFVWLIEERDAPPLDGDPLRDLEPMMRAMGHGVARTHVAIERSTAADTATTTDAPVTSHDRDLADAALAAASGVPNSVRSRWATLLGSDAARHVLDSRQVLGALARWRWAGHAPIPIDPDDSTPGLHSGGADPGERDIAALSADLAYVALTVLPAVDDAPAPIAAARAWWAVATWSLVRGWQEGLAAEGRSAPEPAVLVARLRAGLLWRLLVDAASAGHARREQATRMLADLAARSTGASR; encoded by the coding sequence ATGGACGAACTCACGCACGGAACTCCCATCGACTGGTACAAGGACGCCGTCATCTATCAGGTCCACGTGCGGACCTTCTTGGACGGCAACGGCGACGGGATCGGTGACTTCGCAGGCCTGATCTCCAGACTCGACTACATCCAGCGCCTCGGCGTCGACACGCTGTGGCTCCTCCCCTTCTATCCGTCGCCGCTCCGGGACGATGGGTACGACATCGCGCACTACCAGAGCGTGCACCCCGCGTACGGCACGCTGCGCGACGTGCGCCGCTTCCTGCGTGAGGCCCGCGCGCGACGGCTGCGCGTCATCACCGAACTGGTGATGAACCACACGTCCGACCAGCACCCGTGGTTCCAGGCCGCACGACAGGCCCCGCCGGGATCCCCGGCACGCGACTTCTACGTGTGGCACGACTCGACGAGCAGGTACGAGGACACGCGCATCATCTTCAGCGACACGGAAGCGTCCAACTGGACGTGGGATCCCGTGGCGCGGGCGTACTACTGGCACCGGTTCTACCACCATCAGCCAGACCTCAACTACGACAACCCGCGCGTGCTGCGCGCGATGCTGCGCGTGATGCGGTTCTGGCTCGATCTCGGCGTCGACGGCTTCCGCCTCGACGCGATCCCGTACCTCATCGAGCGTGAAGGCACGTCGTGCGAGAGCCTGCCGGAGACGCACGCCATCATCAGGCAGGTCCGGCGCTTCCTCGACACGGAGTATCCGGGACGCGCGCTGCTGGCCGAGGCGAATCAGTGGCCTGCCGACGTGAGCGCGTACTTCGGCGCGGGCGACGAGTGCCACATGGCGTTCCACTTCCCGCTGATGCCGCGCCTGTACATGGCGCTGCAGCGCGAAGACCGCGAGCCGATCGTCGAGATCCTGCGGCAGACGCCAGACATCCCCGACCTCTGCCAGTGGGCGCTGTTCCTGCGCAACCACGACGAACTGACGCTCGAGATGGTGACCGACGAGGAGCGCGAGTCGATGTGGCGCGCGTTCGCCGAGGACCCGCGCATGCGGATCAACGCGGGCATCCGCAGACGGCTCGCGCCACTGCTCGGCGGCGACAGGCGTCGCGTGGAACTGCTGACGGTCCTGCTGCTGTCTCTGCCGGGCACGCCCGTCGTGTATTACGGCGACGAGATCGGGATGGGCGACAACATCTACCTCTCGGATCGCTACGGCGTCCGCACGCCGATGCAGTGGACGGGCGATCGCAACGCCGGCTTCTCGACCGCCGATCCGCAGCGGCTCTGCGCGCCGCTCGTGATGGACGCGGTGTTCGGGTATCAGGCCGTCAGCGTCGAGGCACAGGAACGGACGCCCTCGTCGCTCCTGCACTGGACGCGACGCATGATCGCCGCACGCCAGACCAGACGCACGTTCGGCCGCGGTCTCGTCGAGTTTCCCGAGACGGGCAATCGTCGCGTGCTCGCGTTCACCCGCACGCTCGGCGACGAGCGCGTCCTCGTTGTCGCCAACCTGTCTGCCGACGTACAGGCGGCGCAAATAGAAATCGCCACCGGCCCGACGGAATCGATGGTAGGACCGGCTTCGGTGGTAGGGCCGGCTCTCCGAGCCCGGCGATCCACCAACGTGCGCGTGCCCGTGGAGATACTCGGCGGCACGCGCCTGCCGTCGGTCGCCGATGGCACACTCCCTGTCACCCTTGCGCCATTCGGCTGGTACTGGCTCGACCTCGTCGAGGCTTCGGATCCACGCGCAAGAAGCGAGGCCGCCGACGAGCAGCGCCGCCATCCCCTTCCGGATCTGCTCGTGAGTGACAGGTGGAGCACGGTCCTGGACGGTCCCGTCCGCGCGATCCTCGAGCGGCGCTATCTGCTGCCATACCTTCAGCGTCAGCCCTGGTATCGCGCACCTGGCGCACAGGTCCGTGCGGTGCGCGTGGCCGCGCATGCCGTCGCGCGCGACGGGACCGAGCCGGTGGTGCTCGTGGCCGTCGACGTGGAAGGCGAAGTGGATACCTACAGGTTCGGCCTGACCCTGACGTTCACGGCCGGCGCGCGCGGCGAAGAGGTGCTCGACACGCACCCGGATCTGGTGCTCGCGCGCATCGGCGGGGCGCGGACGGGCGTGCTGCACGAAGTCGTCGAGGCGGACGCGGCTCGCGTGCTGATGCGCGCGCTGACCGAGGGTGCGCGATTCACGGGTCAGGGCGGCACCTTCGACGCGGCATCGCGCGGCCCTGTCGTGCTTGCCGACCACGAGCCGTACGAGGCCCTGCCGACGACACTGGCGCAGACGGTCATCGCGTGCGGCGCGGCCGCGGAGTTGAAGATCCGGCGACGCCTGCTGCCAGGACGCTCGTACGAACACACACTGATGGCCGCACTGGCCGACGATCTCGACGTCGACCTGCCTGCCGTGTACGCGGGCATCGACCTGCTCACGCCCGACGGCGCGCGCTGGCCGTTCGTGCTGCTCCGGTCGCGCGTCCCGTACCCGGAGGACGGGTGGCAGCGCGCCGAAGCCCTCGCCAGGCAATGGATCGGCGAGCCGCGGTCGCTCGATGCCGCACCCGATCCGTTCGTGTGGTTGATCGAAGAGCGTGACGCACCGCCGTTGGACGGCGACCCCTTGCGCGATCTCGAACCGATGATGCGCGCGATGGGCCATGGCGTGGCGCGCACGCACGTCGCCATCGAGCGGTCGACCGCCGCCGACACGGCGACGACGACTGACGCGCCCGTGACGTCGCACGATCGCGACCTGGCCGATGCCGCGCTCGCCGCGGCGAGCGGCGTACCGAACTCGGTGCGCAGCCGATGGGCCACGCTGCTCGGCAGCGATGCCGCCCGACACGTGCTGGACTCACGTCAGGTCCTCGGCGCGCTGGCGCGCTGGCGGTGGGCAGGCCACGCCCCGATCCCCATCGATCCCGACGACAGCACGCCGGGCCTGCACAGCGGCGGCGCCGATCCGGGCGAGCGCGACATCGCCGCGCTGTCTGCCGATCTCGCCTACGTGGCGCTCACGGTCCTGCCTGCCGTCGACGACGCTCCGGCCCCCATCGCCGCGGCGCGCGCGTGGTGGGCCGTGGCGACATGGAGTCTCGTGCGCGGCTGGCAGGAAGGCCTTGCCGCTGAAGGACGGTCGGCGCCAGAGCCGGCCGTCCTCGTCGCACGACTGCGGGCGGGACTGCTCTGGCGGTTGCTCGTCGACGCGGCGAGCGCCGGGCACGCGCGGCGGGAACAGGCCACGCGCATGCTCGCCGACCTCGCCGCGCGCAGCACGGGAGCGAGCCGATGA
- the glgX gene encoding glycogen debranching protein GlgX — MKVWPGSPYPLGATWDGIGVNFALFSEHATGVDLCLFDSPYAGRESHRIPLRERTDQVWHSYLPEAKPGQLYGYRVHGPHDLRAGHRFNPAKLLFDPYGKAVGRNVRWHDSMFGFTIGSPDSRDDRDNAAYAPLAAVVDQSFTWGDDRPLKRPWHETIIYELHVRGFTKRHPGVPEELRGSYLGLASEAAIEHLLDLGVTAVELLPVHHHIDDWHLVKAGLSNYWGYNTLAFLAPELRYSVGRSPYGSVREFKTMVRTRHAAGLEVILDVVYTHTAEGSHLGPTLSLRGIDNVSYYRLTPGDRRYYEDFTGTGNTLNMQSPRVLQLIMDSLRYWVLEMHVDGFRFDLASALARELHAVDKLGAFFDIIHQDPVLSQVKLIAEPWDLGEGGYQVGNFPVGWTEWNGRYRDSVRRFWRGDGGQVSEFATRLSGSSDLYEHTGRLPSASINFVTCHDGFTLNDLVTYEIKRNDANGEDNRDGESNNLSMNMGAEGPTTDPVVNAARVTQRRNFMATLLLSQGVPMICGGDEMGRTQKGNNNAYCQDNDISWVDWDITESDREFLDFTRMLIAKRQTHPVLRRQRFFQGRPLRGAGVKDLAWFDPSGVEMNDSMWSAPHVRTIGVLLNGTAMDEIDRRGQPVLDDTLLVLLNADEDACTFTLPAAPSGLPWTLVFDTSITTAPGELAAQPLTYEVAGRSVVLLRTDEPGHAPVR, encoded by the coding sequence ATGAAAGTCTGGCCAGGTTCTCCTTATCCGCTCGGCGCCACGTGGGATGGTATCGGCGTCAACTTCGCCCTGTTCTCGGAACACGCCACGGGCGTGGACCTCTGTCTCTTCGACTCGCCGTACGCGGGCCGCGAGTCGCACAGGATCCCGCTGCGGGAGCGCACCGACCAGGTCTGGCACAGCTATCTGCCTGAAGCGAAGCCGGGGCAGTTGTACGGCTATCGCGTGCACGGACCGCACGACCTGCGCGCGGGCCATCGCTTCAATCCCGCGAAGCTCCTCTTCGATCCGTACGGCAAGGCCGTGGGGCGCAACGTGCGCTGGCACGACAGCATGTTCGGTTTCACGATCGGGTCTCCAGACAGCCGGGACGACCGGGACAACGCGGCGTACGCGCCGCTGGCGGCGGTGGTCGACCAGTCGTTCACGTGGGGCGACGACCGCCCGTTGAAGCGGCCCTGGCACGAGACGATCATCTACGAGCTGCACGTCCGCGGCTTCACGAAGCGCCATCCCGGAGTCCCAGAGGAACTCCGCGGCAGTTATCTCGGCCTCGCGTCCGAGGCCGCGATCGAGCACTTGCTGGATCTCGGCGTGACGGCCGTCGAGCTGCTGCCGGTGCACCACCACATCGACGACTGGCATCTCGTCAAGGCGGGGCTCTCCAACTACTGGGGCTACAACACGCTCGCGTTCCTCGCGCCGGAACTGCGCTACTCGGTGGGCCGCTCACCCTACGGCTCGGTGCGCGAGTTCAAGACGATGGTGCGGACGCGGCACGCGGCGGGTCTCGAGGTCATCCTCGACGTGGTCTACACCCACACGGCCGAAGGCAGTCACCTCGGTCCCACGCTGTCGCTCCGTGGCATCGACAACGTCTCGTACTACAGGCTCACGCCCGGCGATCGGCGCTACTACGAGGACTTCACGGGCACGGGCAACACGCTGAACATGCAGAGCCCGCGCGTGCTGCAGCTCATCATGGACAGCCTGCGGTACTGGGTGCTCGAGATGCACGTGGACGGCTTCCGGTTCGACCTGGCGAGTGCGCTCGCGCGCGAACTGCACGCGGTGGACAAGTTGGGTGCGTTCTTCGACATCATCCATCAGGACCCCGTGCTGTCGCAGGTAAAGCTGATCGCCGAGCCCTGGGATCTCGGCGAGGGCGGGTATCAGGTCGGCAACTTCCCCGTCGGCTGGACCGAGTGGAACGGCCGCTATCGCGACTCGGTGCGGCGTTTCTGGCGCGGCGACGGCGGGCAGGTCTCCGAGTTCGCGACGCGTCTGTCCGGGAGCAGCGATCTCTACGAACACACGGGGCGCCTGCCGAGCGCGAGCATCAACTTCGTCACGTGTCACGACGGGTTCACGCTCAACGACCTGGTCACCTACGAGATCAAGCGCAACGACGCCAACGGCGAAGACAATCGCGACGGCGAATCGAACAACCTCTCGATGAACATGGGAGCGGAGGGGCCGACGACCGACCCCGTCGTCAACGCGGCACGCGTCACACAGCGCCGCAACTTCATGGCCACGCTCCTGCTGTCGCAGGGCGTGCCGATGATCTGCGGCGGCGACGAGATGGGGCGGACGCAGAAGGGCAACAACAACGCCTACTGCCAGGACAACGACATCAGCTGGGTGGACTGGGACATCACCGAGAGCGATCGGGAGTTCCTGGACTTCACCCGCATGCTGATCGCGAAGCGCCAGACGCATCCCGTGCTGCGGCGGCAGCGGTTCTTCCAGGGGCGGCCCCTGCGCGGCGCAGGGGTGAAGGATCTGGCGTGGTTCGATCCCTCGGGCGTGGAGATGAACGACTCGATGTGGTCGGCCCCGCACGTCCGCACGATCGGCGTCCTGCTCAACGGCACCGCGATGGACGAGATCGACCGACGCGGCCAGCCCGTCCTGGACGACACGCTGCTCGTGTTGCTCAACGCCGACGAGGACGCGTGCACGTTCACGCTGCCTGCCGCGCCGAGCGGTCTGCCGTGGACGCTCGTCTTCGACACCAGCATCACGACCGCACCCGGCGAGCTCGCCGCCCAGCCCCTCACGTACGAGGTGGCCGGGCGATCCGTCGTGCTGCTGCGCACCGACGAGCCAGGTCACGCCCCCGTCCGGTAA
- a CDS encoding TIGR01777 family protein: MRIAITGSTGLVGTALVPFLREAGPDVIRLVRRGPRSGDEHRWAPAVGLPDTAMFGRLDAVVHLAGEGVASARWTPAVKARIRDSRVGPTAALARSLATVSARPRVLVSASAIGYYGDRGTEDLTEDSPPGRGFLSETCQAWEAAAAPAREAGIRVVHPRFGVILDGRGGALGKMRLPFSLGLGGRLGPGTQFYSWVGMTDVLRAVLLALTRDDVAGPINVTAPTPVTNAEFTRTLAHVLHRPAALPMPAGVLEALVGEMARAELLSSKRVLPRALQQAGFTFTHPILEDALRAALGRAASTA, translated from the coding sequence ATGCGCATTGCCATCACGGGATCGACGGGTCTGGTCGGCACGGCGCTCGTGCCGTTCCTCCGCGAGGCTGGCCCCGACGTGATTCGACTCGTGCGTCGCGGACCGCGCAGCGGAGACGAGCATCGGTGGGCGCCCGCGGTCGGCCTGCCAGACACGGCGATGTTCGGGAGGCTTGACGCCGTGGTCCATCTGGCCGGCGAGGGCGTGGCCAGCGCGCGCTGGACCCCAGCCGTGAAGGCCCGCATCCGCGACAGCCGCGTCGGCCCGACGGCGGCCCTGGCGCGGTCGCTGGCCACCGTGTCCGCACGGCCGCGGGTGCTCGTGAGCGCCTCGGCCATCGGGTACTACGGCGACCGTGGCACCGAGGATCTGACGGAAGACAGCCCGCCCGGTCGCGGCTTCCTTTCCGAGACCTGCCAGGCCTGGGAGGCCGCCGCAGCCCCGGCACGCGAGGCCGGCATCCGCGTGGTGCACCCCCGCTTCGGCGTGATCCTCGACGGGCGTGGCGGCGCGCTCGGCAAGATGCGCCTGCCGTTCTCGCTGGGCCTCGGCGGGCGACTCGGTCCCGGCACGCAGTTCTACAGTTGGGTGGGGATGACCGACGTCCTGCGTGCGGTCCTGCTGGCGCTGACGCGCGATGACGTCGCCGGGCCCATCAACGTGACGGCGCCGACACCGGTCACCAACGCGGAGTTCACGCGCACGCTGGCGCACGTACTCCACCGCCCCGCGGCGCTCCCCATGCCGGCTGGCGTCCTGGAGGCGCTCGTCGGCGAGATGGCGCGGGCCGAACTCCTCAGCAGCAAGCGCGTCCTGCCGCGCGCGCTGCAGCAGGCAGGATTCACCTTCACGCACCCGATTCTGGAGGACGCCTTGCGCGCCGCCCTGGGTCGGGCTGCATCAACGGCCTGA
- the queA gene encoding tRNA preQ1(34) S-adenosylmethionine ribosyltransferase-isomerase QueA, producing MRVDEFDFHLPEAQIAQHPPDRRGTSRMLVLDRITGAIDDTTVADLPEWLRKGDVLVLNDTRVFPARLLGRRLPGGGRLECLLVQAHGGDAWDALVHPGQRLRVGSTFVCDGPDGAIHGSITGRGEFGRRRVQLRADGYRDVDAAIEAIGHVPLPPYIRRPDASTDRERYQTVFGMHRGSVAAPTAGLHFTPALLDAIRARGVDVVTITLHVGYGTFKPVRVDQIEDHIVDPERYEVPDAAAATINRAKAEGRRVVVVGTTSTRALESAVDDEGRVRAGAGNATMCIRPGHTFRVVDALMTNFHVPRSSLLFLVCAFAGRERVLATYAHAVANGYRFYSYGDAMLIVTGSNDE from the coding sequence ATGCGTGTTGACGAGTTCGACTTCCACCTGCCAGAAGCCCAGATCGCCCAACACCCACCCGATCGGCGGGGGACGTCGCGCATGCTCGTCCTCGATCGCATCACGGGCGCGATCGACGACACGACCGTTGCCGACCTCCCTGAGTGGCTGCGCAAGGGTGACGTGCTCGTGCTCAACGACACGCGCGTGTTCCCGGCGCGCCTGCTCGGGCGTCGACTGCCTGGTGGAGGGCGACTCGAGTGCCTGCTCGTCCAGGCCCACGGCGGCGACGCATGGGATGCGCTCGTCCACCCTGGGCAGCGCCTGCGCGTCGGCAGCACGTTCGTGTGCGACGGACCCGATGGCGCGATCCACGGCTCGATCACCGGCCGCGGCGAGTTCGGCAGGCGTCGGGTGCAACTCCGCGCCGACGGTTATCGCGACGTCGATGCCGCGATCGAGGCCATCGGCCACGTGCCACTGCCGCCCTACATCAGGCGGCCTGACGCCTCCACCGATCGCGAACGATATCAGACAGTGTTCGGGATGCATCGCGGCTCGGTGGCCGCGCCGACGGCCGGGCTGCATTTCACGCCCGCGCTGCTCGACGCGATACGCGCCCGTGGTGTCGACGTCGTCACCATCACGCTGCACGTGGGCTACGGCACCTTCAAGCCCGTGCGTGTCGATCAGATCGAGGATCACATCGTCGATCCGGAGCGCTATGAGGTGCCGGACGCTGCGGCGGCAACCATCAACAGAGCGAAAGCCGAGGGGCGTCGCGTGGTGGTGGTCGGGACGACGAGCACGCGTGCGCTCGAGAGCGCCGTCGACGATGAGGGGCGCGTGCGTGCGGGGGCGGGCAACGCGACCATGTGCATCAGGCCGGGTCACACGTTCCGCGTGGTCGACGCGCTGATGACCAACTTCCACGTCCCGCGCTCATCCCTGCTGTTTCTCGTATGCGCCTTCGCCGGCCGGGAACGCGTCCTCGCCACCTACGCCCACGCCGTCGCCAACGGCTACCGCTTCTACAGCTACGGCGACGCGATGCTGATTGTGACGGGGAGCAATGACGAATGA
- a CDS encoding sulfatase: MSRRARLRRVAWGVVAVVVIVGCALLQPSLVTYAQAPGAPARPNIVIILADDMGYGDLASYGHPAHRTPNLDAMAREGVRATAAYAPSPSCSPTRASLLTGRYAFRVGIKAPLAPLSESGLLAREHVTMPQVLHEAGYRTMLVGKWHLGDRPGMRPLDHAFDRFVGMLYSHDYKDPFVKTPEKLAIFDGETRRVEEPDPATLTATYTREAVAFIRESAAAKTPFLLYFAQPMPHTPLAVSKKWKGMTRSLYGDVMAELDDSVGQVRAALAATGVARETLVIFASDNGPWNAMPPRMLGRDIVKPWDHGTPGPFRAGKGSTYEGGHRVPFLAVWPGTIAAGRTTDVPISLVDVFPTVAVRAGLSARVPARVDGIDVWSVLTGTGDAPADRVLLYDNQGKAEAIRVGPWKLRVGTTGQGAEAREQVELFNLLDDPSERYDQSAAQPDVTSRLRERLREENAR, from the coding sequence ATGTCGCGTCGCGCTCGGCTCCGGCGCGTGGCCTGGGGCGTCGTGGCGGTCGTGGTGATTGTCGGATGCGCGCTGCTGCAGCCGTCACTGGTCACTTACGCACAGGCGCCGGGCGCACCTGCGCGCCCCAACATCGTCATCATCCTCGCCGACGACATGGGGTACGGCGATCTCGCGTCGTACGGGCATCCGGCGCACCGCACGCCGAACCTCGATGCCATGGCGCGCGAAGGCGTGCGCGCCACGGCGGCGTATGCACCGTCGCCGTCGTGTTCACCGACGCGTGCGTCGTTGCTGACGGGCCGCTACGCGTTCAGGGTGGGCATCAAGGCGCCGCTCGCGCCGTTGAGCGAGAGCGGCCTGCTCGCACGCGAACATGTGACGATGCCGCAGGTGCTGCACGAGGCGGGCTACAGGACGATGCTCGTGGGCAAGTGGCATCTCGGCGACAGGCCGGGCATGCGCCCGCTCGACCACGCGTTCGATCGCTTCGTGGGCATGCTCTACAGCCACGACTACAAGGATCCGTTCGTGAAGACGCCCGAGAAACTGGCGATCTTCGATGGCGAGACGCGGCGCGTCGAGGAGCCCGATCCAGCCACGCTCACGGCGACGTACACGCGCGAGGCCGTGGCGTTCATCCGCGAGAGCGCGGCAGCGAAGACGCCGTTCCTGCTCTACTTCGCGCAGCCGATGCCGCACACGCCGCTCGCCGTGTCGAAGAAGTGGAAGGGCATGACGCGGAGCCTCTATGGCGACGTGATGGCGGAACTCGACGACTCGGTGGGGCAGGTGAGGGCCGCGCTCGCCGCGACGGGCGTCGCGCGCGAGACGCTCGTGATCTTCGCCAGCGACAACGGCCCCTGGAATGCCATGCCTCCGCGCATGTTGGGTCGCGACATCGTCAAGCCCTGGGACCACGGTACGCCGGGGCCGTTCAGGGCAGGCAAGGGGTCGACGTACGAGGGTGGGCATCGCGTGCCGTTCCTCGCCGTATGGCCGGGGACGATCGCGGCGGGCCGGACGACGGATGTGCCGATCAGTCTTGTCGACGTGTTCCCGACGGTGGCTGTGCGTGCCGGGCTGTCTGCACGCGTGCCCGCTCGCGTCGATGGCATCGACGTGTGGTCCGTGCTGACGGGCACCGGCGACGCGCCGGCGGATCGTGTGCTGCTGTACGACAACCAGGGGAAGGCCGAAGCGATTCGCGTCGGGCCGTGGAAGCTGCGCGTGGGCACGACGGGGCAGGGCGCGGAGGCCCGCGAGCAGGTGGAGCTGTTCAACCTGCTCGACGATCCGTCGGAGCGCTACGACCAGTCGGCCGCGCAGCCTGATGTCACATCGCGCTTGCGCGAACGGCTCCGCGAGGAGAACGCGAGGTAG